Proteins encoded within one genomic window of Streptomyces sp. NBC_01314:
- a CDS encoding nitrate- and nitrite sensing domain-containing protein — protein sequence MPSRTPALQRLRSIRASLLLLALVPSLTLGGLWATTSARVLSEGFGLRAEFAINMAVAKPFGDMIDAAARERTLSTVWLADPNASHDAMKAQRRKTDVAVAEMAGLPAALKDAPETSKEAFQPVLDAMRKLDLTDLRARIDNRSTDARTASAAFTRVINAEIVGTAHAFRVTEASLMIAGIPVANLIDAREQLQLGDATLAPAVASGQMSSQDRATFAYAVGARRHLLANLPRDLDARHLAEVKKLTSGKAWKTMEKIEDAVISHRNGDSTGLPAVARQWPGTLAEILPQMQKVTVDPILALVARSQERADSLLWQGLLTSGAGLVAVIVVTLLSWRVTRSLMRRLAGLRRATLELADTRLPSLIDRLNRGENVDVESEAADLAYGDDELGKVAQAFNSAQRTALRSAVSLADARRGFQKAILGVARHTQNLVNRQLSLLDTMEREHQDPDVLKGLYELDSQASQMRRYEENLVIISGGQPGRRWTEPVTVIDVIRSAVGEVADYQRITVHADERLKLSAHAVADVIHLLAELMENATSYSHPVCPVWVRTEYVSKGLAVEIEDRGLGMSEEEYAEANQRLAQPPPFDVLALADDTRLGLFVIARLATQHGIRVTLRSSPFGGASAVILIPSELLIEDSPEAPDPAATPVANTQPVAAIVGTTAQAGAHTALHHDEQSASERPSVFTPMRRPATTPASSTFLADGPTATTPPGTSVPFHGAPLLPQRVPQASLAEELRRDPPPANALPSGPDPLPQAEQVARTMSAFQRGTVHARDFGAHALTDHNSSAPTKAPR from the coding sequence ATGCCCTCACGGACTCCTGCCCTGCAGCGTCTCCGGTCCATACGGGCCTCGCTGCTGCTACTCGCCCTGGTTCCGAGCCTGACCCTCGGCGGCCTCTGGGCCACGACCAGCGCCCGCGTGCTGTCAGAGGGCTTCGGCCTACGCGCCGAATTCGCCATCAATATGGCCGTCGCCAAGCCGTTCGGCGACATGATCGACGCCGCAGCGCGGGAACGGACGCTCAGCACGGTCTGGCTGGCCGACCCGAACGCCTCACACGACGCCATGAAGGCGCAGCGCCGCAAGACGGACGTCGCCGTGGCCGAGATGGCAGGGCTTCCCGCCGCGCTGAAGGACGCCCCGGAGACGTCCAAGGAGGCATTCCAGCCGGTCCTGGACGCCATGCGGAAACTGGATCTGACCGACCTGCGGGCCCGGATCGACAACCGATCCACCGACGCCCGGACGGCCTCCGCGGCGTTCACCCGCGTCATCAACGCCGAGATCGTCGGTACTGCCCACGCCTTCCGGGTGACCGAGGCGTCCCTGATGATCGCGGGCATTCCGGTCGCGAACCTGATCGATGCCCGTGAACAGCTCCAGCTTGGGGACGCCACGCTGGCACCCGCCGTCGCGAGCGGGCAAATGAGCTCCCAGGACCGGGCCACCTTCGCCTACGCGGTGGGGGCCCGGCGCCACCTTTTGGCGAACCTGCCCCGCGACCTGGACGCCCGGCACCTGGCGGAGGTGAAGAAGCTCACCAGCGGCAAGGCGTGGAAGACGATGGAGAAGATCGAGGATGCCGTCATCTCCCATCGGAACGGCGACAGCACCGGCCTGCCCGCGGTGGCCCGACAGTGGCCCGGCACCCTGGCCGAGATCCTCCCGCAGATGCAGAAGGTCACGGTCGACCCCATCCTCGCCCTCGTCGCCCGAAGCCAGGAGCGAGCCGATTCCCTGCTGTGGCAGGGTCTCCTCACCAGTGGGGCGGGGCTCGTCGCCGTGATCGTCGTGACCCTGCTGTCCTGGCGGGTCACCCGCTCCCTGATGCGGCGTCTGGCCGGCCTGCGCAGAGCCACCCTGGAACTGGCCGACACCCGGCTGCCCAGCCTGATCGACCGGCTCAACCGAGGAGAGAACGTCGACGTCGAGTCGGAGGCGGCGGACCTCGCCTACGGCGACGACGAGCTCGGCAAGGTCGCCCAAGCCTTCAACTCCGCCCAGCGCACCGCACTGCGCAGCGCCGTGAGTCTCGCCGACGCCCGCCGCGGCTTCCAGAAGGCCATCCTGGGCGTGGCACGGCACACCCAGAACCTGGTGAACCGCCAGCTGAGCCTGCTGGACACCATGGAGCGCGAGCACCAGGATCCCGACGTGTTGAAGGGGCTCTACGAGCTGGACTCCCAGGCAAGTCAGATGCGCCGCTACGAGGAGAACCTCGTGATCATCAGCGGGGGGCAGCCCGGCCGCCGCTGGACTGAGCCGGTCACCGTCATCGACGTCATACGCAGCGCCGTCGGCGAGGTGGCCGACTACCAGCGCATCACGGTGCACGCCGACGAGCGGCTGAAGCTGTCCGCGCACGCCGTGGCCGACGTGATCCACCTGCTGGCGGAACTCATGGAGAACGCCACCAGCTACTCGCATCCCGTCTGCCCGGTGTGGGTCCGGACGGAGTACGTCAGCAAGGGGCTCGCCGTAGAGATCGAGGACCGCGGGCTCGGCATGAGTGAGGAGGAGTACGCCGAGGCCAACCAGAGACTCGCCCAGCCCCCGCCGTTCGACGTCCTGGCCCTCGCCGACGACACCCGCCTCGGCCTCTTCGTGATCGCCCGGCTGGCCACCCAGCACGGTATCCGGGTCACGCTGCGCTCCTCACCGTTCGGTGGCGCCTCGGCGGTGATCCTGATCCCCTCGGAACTTCTGATCGAGGACTCCCCGGAGGCCCCGGACCCCGCGGCGACGCCCGTGGCGAACACCCAGCCCGTGGCGGCCATCGTCGGCACGACCGCGCAAGCGGGCGCCCACACCGCTCTCCACCACGACGAGCAGTCGGCGTCGGAGCGGCCCTCCGTGTTCACCCCCATGCGCCGCCCTGCCACCACACCGGCTTCGAGCACCTTCCTGGCGGACGGGCCTACGGCGACCACGCCCCCAGGGACCTCCGTCCCCTTCCACGGTGCTCCGCTCCTGCCGCAGCGCGTCCCGCAGGCGAGCCTGGCCGAAGAGCTGCGCCGTGACCCGCCCCCCGCCAACGCTCTCCCGTCAGGCCCCGATCCGCTGCCGCAGGCGGAGCAGGTCGCCAGGACGATGTCCGCCTTCCAGCGCGGCACCGTGCACGCCCGTGACTTCGGGGCACACGCCCTCACCGACCACAATTCCTCCGCACCGACGAAGGCCCCCCGATGA
- a CDS encoding roadblock/LC7 domain-containing protein: MTVYPHRAPATSNNLDFLLTGLVQQVPGVRFAVVVSEDGLVVSKSASFPRPEAERLAATVSGLMSLGRGVCADFDGGSVVQSLLEMRKGFLVLTSAGAGAHLAVLTEAQADVGVVAFEMNMLVKKVGEHLGAAPRASFAAPPGVLGFER; the protein is encoded by the coding sequence ATGACCGTTTACCCCCACCGCGCCCCCGCCACCTCCAACAACCTCGACTTCCTACTGACCGGCCTCGTACAGCAGGTACCCGGTGTGAGATTCGCCGTCGTGGTGTCCGAGGACGGGCTGGTGGTCAGCAAGTCCGCGAGCTTCCCCAGGCCCGAGGCCGAGCGACTGGCCGCGACCGTGTCGGGGCTGATGAGCTTGGGCCGGGGCGTCTGCGCCGACTTCGACGGCGGGTCGGTCGTCCAGTCGCTGCTCGAGATGCGGAAGGGCTTCCTCGTCCTCACATCGGCCGGCGCGGGCGCGCACCTCGCCGTGTTGACCGAGGCACAGGCAGATGTCGGCGTGGTGGCGTTCGAGATGAACATGCTGGTGAAGAAGGTCGGGGAACACCTCGGTGCGGCCCCCCGCGCCAGCTTCGCGGCCCCGCCCGGTGTGCTCGGTTTCGAGCGGTGA
- a CDS encoding DUF742 domain-containing protein: MVRTFTLTGGRTRPSRNDFTLITLVTTVEQPLPSVVHGLQPEHLHILRMCAQPLAVAEISAYLNLPVSVTAILLSDLLEQGRILARPPIHAVESPQIALLQKVRNGLARL, translated from the coding sequence ATGGTACGGACGTTCACGCTGACCGGCGGCCGTACCCGGCCCAGCCGGAACGACTTCACACTCATCACGTTGGTGACGACGGTCGAACAGCCCCTGCCGTCCGTCGTCCACGGCTTGCAGCCGGAGCACCTGCACATCCTGCGCATGTGTGCGCAGCCACTGGCTGTCGCCGAGATCTCCGCCTATCTGAACCTGCCGGTCTCCGTGACGGCCATCCTGCTCTCGGACCTGCTGGAACAAGGCAGGATCCTCGCCCGCCCGCCCATCCACGCGGTCGAAAGCCCGCAGATCGCCCTGCTGCAGAAAGTGAGGAACGGCCTTGCCCGGCTCTGA
- a CDS encoding ATP/GTP-binding protein: MPGSDNAPEAVKILISGGFGVGKTTMVAAISEIAPLRTEERLTAAGVGVDDVIGVEAKTTTTVALDFGRITLTSDLVLYLFGTPGQQRFWFMWNDLAVGSIGGVVLVDTWRLESSFAAIDFFEKRGIPFVVAVNRFEGRPHYSVEQIRGALALPPTSPVCVFDARERDACRDILLSLVDHVLAQVSDPLPTAR; the protein is encoded by the coding sequence TTGCCCGGCTCTGACAACGCCCCCGAGGCTGTGAAGATCCTGATCTCCGGCGGGTTCGGCGTCGGCAAGACGACCATGGTCGCCGCCATCAGTGAGATCGCTCCGCTGCGTACGGAAGAACGACTGACCGCAGCGGGAGTCGGGGTGGACGACGTGATCGGCGTGGAAGCCAAGACGACCACGACGGTCGCCCTGGACTTCGGCCGCATCACGCTCACCTCCGACCTGGTGCTCTACCTGTTCGGTACACCCGGCCAGCAGCGCTTCTGGTTCATGTGGAACGACCTGGCGGTCGGGTCCATCGGCGGGGTGGTGCTGGTGGACACCTGGCGCCTGGAGTCGAGCTTCGCCGCCATCGACTTCTTCGAGAAACGCGGCATCCCCTTTGTCGTGGCCGTCAACCGCTTCGAGGGCCGGCCACACTACAGCGTCGAACAGATCCGCGGTGCTCTAGCTCTTCCCCCGACATCGCCGGTGTGCGTGTTCGACGCCCGGGAGCGCGACGCCTGTCGGGACATACTGCTGAGCCTGGTCGACCATGTGCTCGCCCAGGTGTCCGATCCCCTGCCGACGGCCCGCTGA
- a CDS encoding SpoIIE family protein phosphatase produces MDTARPVSDQASGHHAYAAEPATATISPQGLVTGWSEGARRLLGHRATDVVGRAADELFDSRDAQGGHPQRGGSGTAVLRHRDGHRVPLVLRCSPSLGADGETRGYVVTATADTTSDGTSATAATATATATDVARRTVEWSHTQSPLGMSTFTRGAEGWRLNTELSGESPGETAEKEFLELVRQVAEESRPMRYERTTPGPFSSRQQAWVTEMWPVRDPATDEVCAVGTATFDSSEEHWARQRLALLNEAGTRIGSTLDVSRTAQELADLAVPRLADFVSVDLLDSVLRGQEPAPGPVDTAVALRRTAHRSTYEGVPEAAVPLGEIDAYPPFSPPARALTSGKPLISGVDDPDYLRWVTEDGPRKDRVRRFGFHSVMSTPLRARGITLGVAFFARRRGSKSFEPDDLVLAEELAGRAAVGVDNARRYTRERTNALTFQRSLLPRELPRQAAVEVAYRYLPAGSGAGVGGDWFDVVPLSGTRVALVVGDVVGHGLHASATMGRLRTAVRTLADVDLPPDELLTHLDDLVTHLTYDDESAPEDLEMPSAAEIGATCLYAVYDPVSRVCTLASAGHPPPAVLYPDGTVEVVRLSPGPLLGVGGLPFESTEVELPEGSLLAFYTDGLVEARDHDIGLGQDRLCEALSSPVPSLEVICDTVLKALLPDTPDDDVALLLARTRALHTDQVAAWSLPSDPAIVADARAQASRQLAVWGLQEAAFVTELVVSELVTNAIRYGAVPIGLRLIRDRTLICEVSDASSTAPHLRRARAYDEGGRGLHMVAQLTQGWGTRQTSTGKTIWAEQPLPAT; encoded by the coding sequence ATGGATACAGCCAGGCCGGTCTCCGATCAGGCGTCCGGTCACCACGCGTACGCGGCCGAACCCGCCACGGCCACCATCAGCCCCCAGGGCCTCGTCACGGGCTGGAGCGAGGGGGCTCGACGGCTGCTGGGCCACCGCGCCACGGACGTGGTGGGGCGGGCGGCGGACGAGCTGTTCGATTCGCGCGACGCGCAAGGCGGCCACCCGCAGCGGGGCGGGAGTGGCACGGCGGTGCTCCGGCACCGGGACGGTCACCGTGTCCCGCTGGTCCTGCGCTGCTCGCCCTCCCTGGGCGCAGACGGAGAGACGCGGGGCTATGTCGTCACCGCCACCGCCGACACCACCTCCGACGGCACCTCTGCCACCGCCGCCACCGCCACCGCCACCGCCACGGATGTCGCCCGGCGGACGGTCGAGTGGTCGCACACCCAGTCGCCGCTGGGCATGTCGACGTTCACCCGGGGGGCGGAGGGATGGCGGCTGAACACCGAGCTGTCGGGCGAATCGCCGGGCGAGACGGCCGAGAAGGAGTTTCTGGAGCTCGTCCGGCAGGTGGCGGAGGAGAGCCGGCCCATGCGCTACGAGCGCACCACGCCCGGCCCGTTCTCCTCGCGTCAGCAGGCCTGGGTCACCGAGATGTGGCCGGTCAGGGACCCCGCCACGGACGAGGTGTGTGCCGTCGGCACGGCGACGTTCGACAGCAGTGAGGAGCACTGGGCCCGGCAGCGGCTGGCGCTGCTGAACGAGGCCGGCACCCGTATCGGCAGCACCCTCGACGTGTCCCGCACGGCCCAGGAGCTGGCCGATCTGGCGGTCCCCCGGCTCGCCGACTTCGTCAGCGTGGACCTGCTCGACTCCGTGCTGCGCGGCCAGGAACCGGCCCCGGGGCCGGTCGACACCGCCGTCGCGCTGCGCCGGACCGCGCACCGGTCCACGTACGAGGGCGTGCCTGAGGCCGCCGTGCCGCTCGGTGAGATCGACGCCTATCCCCCGTTCTCCCCGCCCGCCCGTGCGCTCACCAGTGGGAAACCACTGATCAGCGGGGTCGACGATCCCGACTACCTGCGGTGGGTCACCGAGGACGGGCCGCGGAAGGACCGGGTCCGGCGATTCGGGTTCCACTCGGTCATGTCCACGCCGCTGCGGGCCAGGGGGATCACGCTCGGGGTGGCGTTCTTCGCCCGTCGGCGCGGTTCGAAATCCTTCGAGCCGGACGACCTGGTCCTCGCCGAGGAACTCGCCGGCCGGGCGGCGGTGGGCGTGGACAACGCGCGCCGGTACACCCGTGAACGCACCAACGCGCTCACCTTCCAGCGCAGCCTGCTCCCCCGCGAGCTGCCCAGGCAGGCGGCGGTCGAGGTGGCGTACCGGTATCTGCCGGCCGGTTCGGGGGCGGGGGTCGGCGGCGACTGGTTCGACGTGGTGCCGCTCTCCGGTACCCGGGTCGCCCTTGTCGTCGGCGATGTCGTCGGGCACGGTCTGCACGCCTCCGCGACCATGGGCCGGCTGCGCACGGCGGTCCGTACGCTCGCCGACGTCGACCTCCCGCCGGACGAGCTGCTCACCCACCTCGACGACCTCGTCACCCACCTCACCTACGACGACGAGAGTGCCCCCGAGGACCTGGAGATGCCGTCCGCCGCCGAGATCGGCGCGACCTGCCTTTACGCCGTCTACGACCCGGTCTCACGGGTCTGCACCCTCGCCAGCGCGGGCCATCCGCCGCCCGCGGTGCTGTATCCCGACGGCACGGTCGAGGTGGTGAGGCTGTCGCCGGGCCCGTTGCTGGGGGTCGGCGGTCTGCCCTTCGAGTCGACCGAGGTGGAACTGCCCGAGGGCAGCCTCCTCGCGTTCTACACCGACGGGCTGGTCGAGGCCCGCGACCACGACATCGGACTGGGCCAGGACCGGCTGTGCGAGGCCCTCTCCTCCCCCGTCCCCTCCCTGGAGGTCATCTGCGACACCGTGCTGAAGGCGCTGCTGCCCGACACCCCGGACGACGACGTGGCGCTCCTCCTCGCCCGCACGCGCGCACTGCACACGGACCAGGTCGCCGCGTGGTCCCTGCCGTCCGACCCGGCGATCGTGGCGGACGCCCGCGCGCAGGCGTCCCGCCAACTGGCCGTGTGGGGCCTGCAGGAGGCGGCGTTCGTCACGGAACTCGTGGTCAGCGAACTGGTCACCAACGCCATCCGCTACGGCGCCGTCCCCATCGGCCTCCGGCTCATCCGCGACCGCACCCTCATCTGCGAGGTCTCCGACGCCAGCAGCACCGCCCCCCACCTCCGCCGCGCCCGCGCCTACGACGAGGGGGGCCGCGGCCTCCACATGGTCGCCCAGCTCACCCAGGGCTGGGGCACCCGCCAGACCTCCACCGGCAAGACCATCTGGGCCGAACAGCCCCTGCCGGCCACCTGA
- a CDS encoding LacI family DNA-binding transcriptional regulator: MQLAFIGGVVEAATAHDYDVWVSPADRAGDSSFRRMVDGGRVAGVIVMEIKLEDDRVEHLARAGFPYVTIGRNSRAEETSWVDLDFAGLARGCVYHLADLGHRRIAFVNRSEQLFESGYGFAHLGLEGYTKAMAEQVLTPNAYLCDDEVTAGESVLERILLDDPSTTSLVTMNEAALEGLYRGLLRRGRNVPRDFSVVGVAAGHWAEQVNPQLTAAEIPAKEMSRVAVDLIVRRLTAPDSTPRHVLLKPLISLRASTGPCRPVPGSEPEREFPDLDQFPDLPDSEA, from the coding sequence ATGCAGCTGGCGTTCATCGGTGGCGTGGTGGAGGCGGCGACGGCGCACGACTACGACGTGTGGGTGTCGCCCGCCGACCGCGCGGGCGACAGCTCGTTCCGGCGGATGGTGGACGGGGGCCGGGTCGCCGGGGTGATCGTGATGGAGATCAAGCTGGAGGACGACCGGGTGGAGCACCTGGCGAGGGCCGGGTTCCCGTACGTGACGATCGGCCGCAACAGCAGGGCGGAGGAGACCAGCTGGGTCGACCTGGACTTCGCGGGGCTGGCGCGCGGCTGCGTCTACCACCTGGCCGATCTGGGCCATCGCAGGATCGCCTTCGTGAACAGGTCCGAACAGCTCTTCGAGAGCGGCTACGGCTTCGCCCACCTCGGCCTGGAGGGCTACACCAAGGCCATGGCGGAGCAGGTGCTCACCCCGAACGCGTACCTCTGCGACGACGAGGTCACCGCCGGCGAGTCGGTCCTGGAGCGGATCCTGCTGGACGACCCGTCGACCACCTCCCTCGTCACCATGAACGAGGCGGCACTGGAGGGCCTCTACCGCGGTCTCCTCCGGCGCGGCCGCAACGTCCCGCGCGACTTCTCGGTCGTCGGTGTGGCCGCCGGCCACTGGGCGGAGCAGGTGAACCCGCAGCTCACCGCCGCCGAGATCCCCGCCAAGGAGATGAGCCGGGTGGCCGTCGACCTGATCGTCCGCCGCCTCACCGCGCCGGACTCGACGCCTCGGCACGTCCTCCTCAAACCCCTGATCTCCCTCCGGGCCAGCACCGGCCCCTGCCGCCCGGTGCCCGGCTCGGAACCCGAACGGGAGTTCCCCGACCTCGACCAGTTCCCGGACCTGCCGGATTCCGAAGCCTGA
- a CDS encoding extracellular solute-binding protein, with amino-acid sequence MSHPVDRRALLRAAGAGAAALGLGSALAGCGSDKESGTVTLTWWDYFTLDNFLPAFTRLIKDIEAAVPGVRIERRTFPFADLERQITLGAVSGDLPDIAIVDNVSMNSLAGSGLLADLTEQVDEWGQADQYYKGPWDGCQVDGKSLGIPNNSNCLALYYNTRMLDSAGVEPPATWDQLADTAQRLTSGERFGLAMSAIRTEEGVFQFLPFLWQAGGDLDTFATYGATALAFLDDLVAKGSLSEQCVGWTQQDVNTRFVNGRAAMQINGPWQLPTIKKTDMEYGVVALPRDREAATCLGGENWVVMASSDHQDKAWQVLEYTQQPSVLVPYLVGLGNLPARKDLADTGTWASDPALRVFLGQLPLARPRQYGPGYADASQAVAEAEQSVLTGTASPTAVARTTATKLDKALEQR; translated from the coding sequence ATGTCTCACCCCGTCGACCGTCGCGCTCTCCTGCGCGCCGCCGGTGCGGGCGCCGCCGCACTCGGTCTCGGTTCCGCACTGGCCGGCTGCGGCTCGGACAAGGAGAGCGGCACGGTCACCCTCACCTGGTGGGACTACTTCACCCTGGACAACTTCCTGCCCGCCTTCACCCGGCTGATCAAGGACATCGAGGCCGCGGTCCCCGGCGTACGCATCGAACGCCGTACGTTCCCCTTCGCCGACCTCGAACGGCAGATCACCCTGGGTGCGGTCTCCGGCGACCTCCCCGACATCGCCATCGTCGACAACGTGTCCATGAACTCGCTCGCCGGCAGCGGTCTGCTCGCGGACCTCACCGAGCAGGTCGACGAGTGGGGGCAGGCCGACCAGTACTACAAGGGGCCCTGGGACGGCTGCCAGGTCGACGGCAAGAGCCTCGGCATCCCCAACAACAGCAACTGCCTCGCCCTCTACTACAACACCCGGATGCTCGACTCGGCGGGCGTGGAGCCGCCGGCCACCTGGGACCAGCTCGCCGACACCGCCCAGCGGCTGACCAGCGGCGAGCGGTTCGGGCTCGCGATGAGCGCGATCAGGACGGAGGAGGGCGTGTTCCAGTTCCTGCCGTTCCTGTGGCAGGCCGGCGGCGACCTGGACACCTTCGCCACGTACGGCGCGACCGCGCTCGCCTTCCTCGACGACCTCGTCGCCAAGGGCTCGCTGTCCGAGCAGTGCGTGGGCTGGACGCAGCAGGACGTCAACACCCGGTTCGTCAACGGGCGGGCCGCGATGCAGATCAACGGTCCATGGCAGCTGCCCACCATCAAGAAGACGGACATGGAGTACGGCGTCGTCGCGCTGCCCCGCGACCGGGAGGCGGCGACCTGTCTGGGCGGCGAGAACTGGGTGGTGATGGCGAGCAGCGACCACCAGGACAAGGCGTGGCAGGTCCTGGAGTACACCCAGCAGCCGTCGGTCCTGGTGCCGTATCTGGTGGGGCTCGGCAACCTCCCCGCCCGCAAGGACCTCGCGGACACCGGCACCTGGGCCTCCGACCCGGCCCTGCGGGTCTTCCTCGGCCAGCTGCCCCTCGCCCGCCCGCGCCAGTACGGTCCGGGCTACGCCGACGCCTCCCAGGCCGTCGCCGAGGCCGAACAGTCCGTCCTCACCGGCACGGCCTCCCCCACGGCCGTCGCCAGGACCACCGCGACGAAACTCGACAAGG